One Cryptococcus neoformans var. neoformans B-3501A chromosome 10, whole genome shotgun sequence DNA window includes the following coding sequences:
- a CDS encoding hypothetical protein (Match to ESTs gb|CF190917.1|CF190917, gb|CF192962.1|CF192962), with amino-acid sequence MPRSVHNPFLFEAAWEVANKVGGIYTVIKTKVPVTVREYGDRLCLIGPLSYKSAPVEVEAEEPGPGPFGDALRSMQERGVKLLYGRWLIEGAPRVLLFDTGSCYDRMDEWKGDLWNLAGIPSPPNDHETNETIVFGYMVAWFLGEFAARETDNAIVAHFHEWQAGLAIPLCRKRHIDVTTIFTTHATLLGRYLCAGSVDFYNNLQYFDVDHEAGKRGIYHRYCIERSSAHCADVFTTVSHITAFESEHLLKRKPDGVLPNGLNVVKFAAMHEFQNLHVQSKEKINEFIRGHFYGHYDFDLDNTIYMFTAGRYEFRNKGVDMFIESLARLNHRLKKMGSKTTVVAFIIMPAATNSYTIEALKGQAVTSQLKDCVEQVTNRISKRIFEHACRYSGEHGTEVPNPEDLLSNEDRVLLKRRVFALKRNSLPPIVTHNMADDANDPILNQLRRVQLFNRPEDRVKVIFHPEFLNSNNPILGLDYEEFVRGCHLGVFPSYYEPFGYTPAECTVMGIPNITTNLSGFGCFMEDLLESPEDYGCYIVDRRGQGIEESVDQLTGQLLSFTTKSRRQRINQRNRTERLSELLDWKSLGLEYAKARQLALRRAYPDSFNDDEPDFTGVQKVGAPLSAPASPRMRTGMMTPGDYATLTEEMEHLSTQDYMGAKSWKGINDDDDENHYPFPLVMKPRKRSDSLASAISGNATPSGGRKLSENDLARADAALSNVEGVHADGINGHH; translated from the exons ATGCCTCGTTCCGTCCACAACCCGTTCCTTTTTGAGGCTGCTTGGGAAGTTGCCAACAAGGTCGGAGGTATTTACACCGTCATCAAGACCAAGGTGCCTGTTACTGTCAGAGAATACGGTGACCG CTTATGTTTGATTGGCCCCTTGTCTTATAAATCTGCTCCTGTAGAAGTCGAAGCCGAGGAGCC TGGACCGGGACCGTTCGGAGATGCTCTCAGGTCTATGCAGGAGCGCGGCGTCAAGCTTCTTTACGGCCGATGGCTTATTGAAGGCGCCCCTAGAGTGTTGCTCTTTGACACGGGGTCTTGTTACGACCG TATGGACGAATGGAAGGGTGACCTCTGGAACCTTGCCGGTATCCCCTCGCCTCCAAATGATCACGAGACCAACGAAACTATCGTCTTTGGCTACATGGTCGCCTGGTTCCTCGGCGAG TTCGCTGCTCGCGAAACCGACAACGCCATCGTTGCCCACTTCCATGAATGGCAAGCCGGTTTAGCCATCCCTCTTTGTAGGAAGCGACACATTGACGtcaccaccatcttcaccacCCACGCGACTCTTTTGGGTCGTTACCTCTGTGCTGGCAGTGTCGACTTTTACAACAACTTGCAGTACTTTGACGTTGATCATGAAGCTGGTAAGCGGGGTATCTACCACCGTTACTGTATCGAAAGGTCTTCTGCACACTGCGCCGATGTGTTCACCACCGTCAGCCACATTACCGCGTTTGAGAGCGAACActtgttgaagaggaagccTG ATGGTGTCCTCCCCAACGGTCTCAACGTTGTCAAGTTTGCCGCCATGCACGAATTCCAGAATTTGCATGTTCAGtccaaggagaagatcaaCGAATTCATTCGTGGTCATTTCTATGGTCACTATGACTTTGACCTGGACAACACCATTTACATGTTCACTGCTGGTCGTTACGAGTTCAGGAACAAGGGTGTCGACATGTTCATTGAAAGTTTAGCTC GGTTGAATCAtcgcttgaagaagatgggctCCAAGACCACCGTCGTCgcattcatcatcatgccCGCCGCTACCAACTCTTACACTATCGAAGCTCTCAAAGGTCAAGCTGTCACCTCCCAGCTCAAGGACTGTGTCGAGCAAGTGACCAATCGTATCAGCAAGCGAATCTTTGAACACGCCTGTCGATACTCTGGCGAGCACGGTACAGAGGTTCCTAATCCTGAAGATTTGCTCTCCAACGAGGACAGGGTTTTGCTCAAGCGAAGGGTGTTCGCCCTGAAGCGAAACTCTCTGCCGCCTATCGTCACGCACAATATGGCGGATGACGCAAATGACCCTATTTTGAACCAGCTCAGGAGGGTACAGTTGTTCAACAGGCCCGAAGACAGGGTCAAGGTTATCTTCCACCCCGAATTCTTGAACAGTAACAACCCCATCTTGGGTCTGGATTATGAAGAGTTTGTTAGGGGTTGTCACTTGGGTGTTTTCCCTAGTTACT ACGAGCCCTTCGGTTATACCCCCGCCGAGTGTACTGTCATGGGTATTCCCAACATCACTACCAACTTGTCCGGTTTCGGTTGCTTTATGGAAGACCTCCTGGAGTCTCCCGAG GACTACGGTTGTTACATTGTCGACCGACGAGGTCAAGGTATCGAAGAATCTGTCGACCAGCTCACCGGCCAGCTGCTCTCTTTCACCACCAAATCCAGAAGACAGCGTATCAACCAGCGTAACCGTACTGAACGCCTGAGCGAGTTGCTGGACTGGAAGTCCCTCGGTCTCGAGTACGCCAAGGCTCGTCAATTGGCTTTGAGGCGAGCTTACCCCGACTCATttaatgatgatgagcccGACTTCACTGGTGTGCAAAAGGTTGGCGCGCCGCTCTCTGCGCCTGCGAGcccgaggatgaggacTGGGATGATGACTCCTGGGGATTATGCCACTTTGActgaagagatggaacaTCTTTCTACTCAAGACTACATGGGTGCTAAGA GCTGGAAAGGCAtcaacgatgatgatgacgagaaCCATtatcctttccctctcgTCATGAAGCCCCGTAAACGCTCCGACTCTCTCGCTTCTGCCATCTCTGGTAACGCTACCCCTTCTGGCGGTAGGAAGCTCTCCGAAAATGATTTGGCCAGGGCCGATGCTGCTTTGAGCAATGTTGAGGGGGTTCACGCCGACGGAATCAACGGACATCATTAG